The Pungitius pungitius chromosome 10, fPunPun2.1, whole genome shotgun sequence genome has a window encoding:
- the wdr75 gene encoding WD repeat-containing protein 75 → MVEHGDIRVVHRGGSKINYRQPVITNDSRLLLCASGHSVKVFSTSTEECVHDLRGHSDLVTGVLLRPSNHLQAYSCSLDGTVRLWDFTDGILIKTYEIGYSIYSIHTSAFHKGVVFIVTSTLSEKRSESFQLVAVRLPQSGDQVVKAQELSAVISDVSSNPAAIVFGRGGEYVASANGLHLDVFFFKKTKTYRFFLKKDNKKGGKNTFMCVAAHPKDDCIATGHEDGKIRLWRNFNHKKEYTYSTMHWHSNAVSSMCFTPEGTNLLSGGVESVLVLWRYSDVSQRDFLPRLGSAITHIGVSPDGALFSTSHSDNKINLIQGFKVSAVIQGLVTGESVETDLMVDPRSKSLVLNGKPGHLQFYSLQRDKLLYNLDIVQQEHIHQLGLQQFKVVKVSSDASGSWMATVEERNRNAAELELNLKLWAFDEQTQSFVLNTTVSAPHESRITAMCFCPAAASQTPTLISASADGHFKAWQLPPSAPAEDGGPSWSCDFVGSYRGLVPQCCCFSADGSLLALSFQEVVTVWSPASWELLTTLSQPPKAIRNLCFGRLSCSKYLLGTTEDHLLCCWNLLTCSLEWSTSMDISLLLSDPLTENIAAFCCHAGATDLFVFKPSEPRPLFSQKAVCSGKVTHAVFAPREEMLESCEESSQWLNRSQLYFLTECMDLMTFSTKAEEDKLMASSKQLVMDDSVAMTPFYLLLGRHQKGGGGGGDAVSGEALERPPLPQGSGAIRELLRTPPHVLPSTAFLCSIFVKSLLVSVGDVSEESKHAEEEMESEKEEEDSDGEMHSSASRPGHGSHGPSAEPAAPALSKAQLRELRRVKKLDHSWLSGLLRS, encoded by the exons ATGGTCGAACACGGGGACATCCGCGTGGTTCACCGAGGTGGCAGTAAAATAAACTACAGGCAGCCTGTCATAACCAACGATTCAAG GTTGCTGCTGTGCGCCTCCGGACACTCCGTGAAAGTGTTCAGCACCTCCACGGAGGAGTGTGTGCACGACCTGCGGGGACACAGCGACCTGGTGACCGGTGTGCTGCTCAGACCCTCCAACCACCTGCAG GCCTACTCTTGCTCACTAGATGGCACTGTCCGCCTTTGGGACTTCACAGATGGCATCCTCATCAAG ACATACGAGATTGGATACTCAATTTACTCCATCCACACCTCTGCATTCCACAAAGGGGTCGTCTTTATAGTTACCTCTACGTTAAGTGAGAAAAGATCTG AGTCGTTCCAGCTGGTTGCAGTGCGTCTTCCGCAGAGTGGAGATCAGGTGGTTAAGGCCCAAGAGCTTTCTGCTGTTATCAGTGACGTCAGTTCCAACCCGGCAGCCATCGTCTTCGGCAGAGgg GGGGAATACGTTGCTTCAGCTAACGGTTTGCATCTGgatgtcttcttcttcaaaaagaCGAAGACGTACAG GTTTTTCctcaaaaaagacaacaaaaaagggGGCAAGAACACGTTCATGTGTGTTGCCGCTCACCCAAAAGATGACTGCATCGCCACCGGACACGAAGATGGAAAAATCCGCCTGTG GAGAAACTTCAACCACAAGAAAGAGTACACGTACTCCACCATGCACTGGCACAGCAATGCAGTCAGCTCCATGTGCTTCACACCGGAAG GCACCAACCTGTTGAGCGGCGGCGTGGAGTCGGTTCTCGTCCTGTGGCGCTACAGCGACGTGAGCCAGCGGGACTTCCTGCCTCGCTTGGGTTCCGCCATCACACACATCGGCGTGTCACCTGACGGAGCGCTGTTCTCCACCTCACACAGTGACAACA AGATTAACCTCATCCAAGGTTTTAAAGTGTCTGCTGTCATTCAGGGCTTGGTCACAG GAGAAAGTGTTGAGACCGACCTGATGGTGGACCCACGCAGCAAATCCTTGGTTCTGAACGGGAAACCAGGCCACCTGCAGTTTTACTCCCTCCAGAGAGACAAACTTCTGTACAAC CTGGACATCGTGCAGCAGGAACACATTCATCAGCTGGGCCTGCAGCAGTTTAAGGTGGTTAAAGTGTCCTCCGACGCCTCCGGCAGCTGGATGGCGACGGTGGAAGAGCGAAACCGGAACGCTGCCGAGCTGGAGCTCAACCTGAAGCTGTGGGCTTTTGACGAGCAAACTCAGAG TTTTGTGCTGAACACGACCGTCTCGGCCCCACACGAGTCCCGGATTACGGCCATGTGCTTCTGCCCGGCCGCCGCCAGTCAGACCCCCACGCTGATCTCCGCCAGCGCCGACGGACACTTCAAAGCCTGGCAGCTGCCCCCGTCAGCCCCCGCCGAgg ACGGAGGTCCTTCCTGGTCATGTGACTTCGTGGGCTCTTACCGCGGCCTGGTGCCACAGTGCTGCTGCTTCTCGGCCGACGGCTCTCTGCTGGCCCTCAGCTTCCAGGAGGTGGTGACTGTGTGGAGCCCGGCTTCCTGGGAGCTCCTGACTACTCTGTCCCAGCCGCCCAAAGCCATCAG GAATCTTTGCTTTGGGCGACTAAGCTGTTCAAAGTACCTTCTGGGAACCACCGAGGACCACCTGCTGTGCTGCTGGAACCTCCTCACCTGCTCGT TGGAGTGGAGCACCTCCATGGACATCAGCCTGCTGCTGAGTGACCCCCTCACCGAGAACATCGCAGCCTTCTGCTGCCACGCTGGAGCCACCGACT tgtttgtgtttaagCCCAGCGAGCCCCGGCCCCTGTTTTCCCAGAAGGCCGTGTGCTCGGGGAAGGTCACGCACGCCGTCTTTGCCCCGAGGGAGGAGATGCTGGAGAGCTGTGAGGAGAGCAGCCAGTGGCTCAACCGCTCCCAGCTGTACTTCCTCACTGAGTGCATG GACCTCATGACATTCAGCACGAAGGCGGAGGAGGACAAACTGATGGCGTCCAGCAAACAG CTTGTGATGGATGACAGCGTTGCCATGACGCCGTTCTACCTGCTGCTGGGGAGGCaccagaaaggaggaggaggaggaggagacgctgtgAGCGGCGAGGCGTTGGAGAGGCCTCCTCTGCCTCAGGGCTCCGGGGCCATCAGAGAG CTGCtgcggacccccccccacgtcctgCCCTCCACCGCCTTCCTCTGCTCCATCTTCGTCAAGTCTCTGCTTGTCTCTGTTGGCGACGTCAG CGAGGAAAGTAAACACgcagaggaggaaatggagagtgagaaagaggaagaggattcGGATGGAGAAATGCACTCCAGCGCCTCGAGACCGGGGCACGGGTCACATGGTCCGTCGGCTGAGCCAGCAGCCCCCGCTCTCTCAAAAGCCCAGCTGAGAGAACTGAGGCGGGTGAAGAAACTGGACCACAGCTGGCTCTCAGGCCTCCTGCGCTCCTGA
- the slc40a1 gene encoding solute carrier family 40 member 1 yields MMENSTPKKSCWESVRDFFTSAKFLIYMGHALSTWGDRMWNFAVAVFLVELYGNSLLLTAVYGLVVAGSVLLLGAIIGDWVDKNPRLKVAQTSLLVQNSCVIVCGILLMVVFNFKEQLAELYNGWVLTTCYILVISIANMANLASTATSITIQRDWVVVVAGQDSSKLADMNATVRIIDQLTNILAPMLVGQIMSFGSHFIGCGFISGWNLCSMCVEYALLWKVYQKTPALASKAGQKEQQQQELRQLSPSKDSESGLSPEESSQPLMNDTSAKPASPEQRGCCYQMAEPLRTLRAGWVAYYNQNIFFAGMSLAFLYMTVLGFDCITTGFAYTQGLNGSVLSLLMGASAVAGICGTVAFTWVRKKCGLIRTGFISGTAQLACLVLCVVSVFAPGSPFDLSVSPFQDVYAHLIGEKMLPEAEHGLANGLGALNATAAAPAEEVAPLQSYMSVSLLFAGVIAARVGLWSFDLTVTQLIQENVIESERGVINGVQNSMNYLLDLLHFIMVILAPNPEAFGLLVIISVSFVAMGHMMYFGFAFKSLGTRLFLCCSPEQKVETEDSVSPPTTV; encoded by the exons ATGATGGAAAACTCCACACCCAAGAAGAGCTGCTGGG AGTCTGTCCGGGACTTCTTCACTTCAGCTAAATTCCTTATTTACATGGGCCATGCTCTGTCAACATGG GGGGACCGCATGTGGAACTTCGCCGTGGCCGTGTTCCTGGTGGAGCTGTACGGGAACAGCCTGCTTCTCACGGCCGTGTACGGCCTGGTGGTGGCCGGCtccgtgctgctgctgggggccATCATTGGGGACTGGGTGGACAAGAATCCCAGGCTCAAAG TGGCCCAGACTTCGCTGCTGGTCCAGAACAGTTGCGTCATCGTGTGTGGGATCCTACTGATGGTTGTTTTCAACTTCAAGGAGCAGCTAGCTGAGCTGTACAATGGATGGGTTCTG acCACCTGCTACATTCTGGTGATCAGCATCGCCAACATGGCCAACCTCGCCAGCACGGCCACGTCCATCACCATCCAGAGGGACTGGGTGGTGGTTGTTGCAGGTCAGGACAGCAGCAAGTTGGCAG ACATGAACGCCACGGTGCGTATCATCGACCAGCTGACCAACATCCTGGCGCCCATGCTGGTGGGCCAGATCATGTCCTTCGGCTCCCATTTCATCGGCTGCGGCTTCATCTCGGGCTGGAACCTGTGCTCCATGTGTGTGGAGTACGCTCTGCTGTGGAAGGTCTACCAGAAGACGCCGGCCTTGGCCTCCAAAGCCGGccagaaggagcagcagcagcaggagctccgGCAGCTCAGCCCGTCCAAAG actcGGAGAGCGGCCTGAGCCCCGAGGAGTCCTCTCAGCCGCTGATGAACGACACCTCGGCCAAACCCGCCTCCCCGGAGCAGCGGGGCTGCTGCTACCAGATGGCCGAACCCCTGCGCACCCTGCGGGCCGGCTGGGTGGCCTACTACAACCAGAACATCTTCTTCGCCGGGATGTCGCTGGCGTTCCTCTACATGACCGTGCTGGGCTTCGACTGCATCACCACCGGCTTCGCCTACACGCAGGGCCTCAACGGCTCCGTGCTCAGCCTGCTGATGGGGGCCTCGGCCGTGGCGGGCATCTGCGGCACCGTCGCCTTCACCTGGGTTCGCAAGAAGTGCGGCCTGATCCGCACGGGCTTCATCTCGGGCACGGCCCAGCTGGCCTGCCTGGTGCTGTGCGTGGTCTCCGTCTTCGCCCCCGGGAGCCCCTTCGACCTCAGCGTCTCGCCCTTCCAGGACGTCTACGCGCACCTGATCGGCGAGAAGATGCTGCCCGAGGCCGAGCACGGCCTCGCCAACGGCCTCGGCGCTCTGAACGCCACGGCGGCGGCTCCGGCCGAAGAGGTGGCGCCGCTGCAGTCCTACATGTCCGTCAGTCTGCTGTTTGCTGGCGTGATCGCTGCTCGAGTTG GCCTGTGGTCCTTTGACCTGACGGTCACCCAGCTCATCCAGGAGAACGTCATCGAGTCAGAGCGAGGTGTGATCAACGGCGTCCAGAACTCCATGAATTACCTCTTGGACCTGCTGCACTTCATCATGGTGATTCTGGCTCCCAACCCTGAGGCCTTCGGCCTTCTGGTCATCATCTCTGTGTCTTTCGTGGCCATGGGCCACATGATGTACTTTGGATTCGCCTTCAAGAGCCTGGGCACTCGCCTGTTCCTGTGCTGCTCGCCGGAGCAGAAGGTGGAGACGGAGGACagcgtctccccccccaccaccgtcTAA
- the LOC119228297 gene encoding ASNSD1 upstream open reading frame protein-like, with protein sequence MASKLRRNEANCEEASALKEELNKKIKEQKVVVDELSNLKKNRKVYTQQRNSSIFFLADRGQTLGSCKKELDAMKRDLQDL encoded by the exons ATGGCGTCGAAGCTGCGCCGCAACGAGGCTAATTGTGAAGAGGCGTCTGCTCTTAAGGAGGAACTGAACAAAAAG ATCAAGGAGCAGAAGGTTGTAGTGGACGAGCTCTCCAATCTGAAGAAAAACAGG AAGGTTTACACCCAGCAGAGGAACAGCTCCATCTTCTTCCTTGCAGACCGAGGTCAGACGCTGGGTTCCTGTAAAA AGGAACTCGACGCCATGAAAAGGGATCTTCAGGACCTGTAA
- the asnsd1 gene encoding asparagine synthetase domain-containing protein 1 — translation MCGIFCLLSLSPARRGQDEALHEHLRRRGPDSSRDLTVGGTNPFYQCLLRGHVLHMRGLLTPQPIQDHAGNVLLWNGEIFGGLPVKPEENDAAVVSRRLSSCDGPAHVASVLAAARGPWGFVYYQKAGDYLWFGRDFFGRRSLLWDFDAEVGALTLTSVAGCGAARRAWQEVPAVGVFRIDLKAVGSVAFELFPWARRGSHLAPSFTPAGCRAVMNRSGLVLPAPVGPLNTAVPQSLDKGETPPSLRPCVKDLEQLLASKESDAQVSRLVDVLSEAVRRRVQPLPCDSPPSSPLARVAVLFSGGVDSMILAALADRHIPAQQPIDLLNVAFKLQLPKKQNESAKKHRNKATDLKRDGDPQTLSPFDVPDRITGKAGLKELQDLCPQRRWNFVEINVAKEELQEIRLQRIRHLVHPLDTVLDDSIGCAVWFAARGTGLIMEDGDQRPFTSSAKVVLTGIGADEQLAGYSRHRVRFTKSGHEGLIQELQMELDRIPSRNLGRDDRVIGDHGKEARFPYLDEDVVSLLNSLPVWDKADLSLPRGVGEKLLLRLAARRLGFGQSALLPKRAMQFGSRIAKMEHQQEKASDKCTRLLSD, via the exons ATGTGCGGCATCTTTTGTCTGTTGagcctgtctcccgctcggcgAGGGCAGGACGAAGCGCTTCATGAACATTTGAGGAGACGGGGGCCCGACTCCAGCAGGGACCTCACAGTCGGAGGCACAAACCCCTTCTACCAGTGTTTGCTGCGTGGCCACGTCCTCCACATGAGAGGTCTGCTCACCCCTCAGCCCATTCAGGACCACGCTGGAAATGTTCTGCTGTGGAATGGAGAGATCTTCGGAGGCCTCCCGGTGAAGCCGGAGGAAAATGACGCCGCTGTTGTCTCTCGCCGGCTGTCCTCCTGTGACGGCCCTGCACACGTGGCGTCCGTCCTGGCGGCTGCGCGGGGGCCGTGGGGCTTCGTTTACTACCAAAAGGCCGGAGACTACCTCTGGTTCGGCAGAGACTTCTTCGGGAGGCGGAGTCTGCTGTGGGACTTTGATGCAGAGGTCGGCGCCTTGACCCTGACCTCTGTGGCTGGCTGTGGAGCGGCTCGGCGGGCCTGGCAGGAGGTCCCGGCAGTCGGTGTGTTCAGGATAGACTTGAAGGCAGTGGGCTCCGTGGCGTTTGAGCTTTTTCCCTGGGCTCGACGTGGCAGCCATCTGGCGCCGAGCTTCACTCCCGCCGGCTGCCGCGCTGTGATGAACCGGTCGGGCCTCGTACTCCCGGCGCCCGTTGGCCCTCTCAACACCGCCGTTCCCCAGTCGTTGGACAAAGGAGAAACTCCTCCGAGCCTCCGTCCATGCGTCAAGGacctggagcagctgctggcgAGCAAAGAGAGCGACGCCCAAGTGAGCCGTCTCGTTGACGTCCTCAGCGAGGCAGTGCGGCGCCGCGTGCAGCCGCTGCCGTGCGATTCCCCTCCTTCCAGCCCCCTGGCCCGCGTTGCAGTGCTCTTTTCGGGAGGCGTGGATTCCATGATCCTGGCGGCCTTAGCTGATCGTCACATCCCTGCTCAACAGCCAATAGACCTTCTGAATGTGGCGTTTAAACTGCAGCTGCCAAAGAAGCAGAACGAGTctgcaaagaaacacagaaataagGCCACAGATCTTAAGAGGGACGGCGATCCCCAGACGCTGAGCCCCTTTGACGTCCCAGACAGAATCACTGGAAAAGCCGGACTCAAGGAATTACAAGACTTGTGTCCCCAAAGAAGATGGAATTTTGTTGAGATCAACGTAGCaaaggaggagctgcaggaaatCCGGCTGCAGCGCATTCGCCACTTGGTGCATCCTCTGGACACGGTGCTTGACGACAGCATCGGATGCGCCGTGTGGTTCGCGGCGAGAGGAACCGGGCTCATCATGGAGGACGGTGACCAGAGGCCCTTCACGTCATCGGCAAAG GTCGTTCTGACGGGAATCGGAGCGGACGAGCAGCTCGCAGGTTACTCCAGACACAGAGTCCGATTTACAAAGTCGGGACACGAGGGGCTGATCCAGGAACTGCAAATGGAGCTGGACCGGATCCCATCCAGGAACTTGGGCAGAGATGACCGAGTGATAGGAGACCACGGGAAAGAGGCCAG GTTCCCCTACTTGGACGAGGACGTGGTGAGCCTCCTGAACTCTCTGCCCGTGTGGGACAAGGCCGACCTGTCGCTTCCTCGCGGCGTCGGGGAGAAACTCCTCCTGAGGCTGGCGGCGAGGCGCCTGGGCTTCGGCCAATCAGCGCTCCTGCCCAAAAGAGCCATGCAGTTTGGCTCCCGCATCGCAAAGATGGAGCACCAACAGGAAAAGGCTTCAGACAAATGCACACGACTCCTCAGTGACTAG
- the zgc:136439 gene encoding uncharacterized protein zgc:136439: MKAVILAAGYGTRLQRDVVADSSGRFAHLVGTAKPLLPVGRRALVSHWVRALTGSRCVDCVYVVTNGVHLAAFEEWASRYTNVHIVSDQTRSNDGRLGAVGCLQLAVKHFNIEDHVLVIGGDTLFKEDFSLSKVKERFSELQEKSESSCLVLSYQCKEEETQKYGILEVGSDLRVLCMKEKPLPSETKSRSACPCFYVLSKKSLPLLDAFLEEKKEAPIEEKDAPGNFVSWLIPREPVYTHQIAGRFDVGNLPSYIECDLYFREKLQDVGSYMV; encoded by the exons ATGAAGGCCGTGATTCTCGCCGCCGGCTACGGGACCAGGCTGCAGCGGGACGTGGTGGCCGACAGCAGCGGGAGGTTCGCTCACCTGGTCGGGACCGCCAAGCCTCTTCTGCCGGTGGGACGGAGGGCCCTGGTGTCGCACTGGGTCCGAGCTCTGACCGGGTCCCGCTGCGTGGACTGCGTGTATGTGGTT ACCAACGGTGTTCACCTGGCTGCTTTTGAAGAGTGGGCCTCACGTTACACAAATGTCCACATTGTCAGCGACCAGACAAGAAGCAATGAC GGTCGCCTTGGTGCTGTAGGCTGCTTGCAACTTGCTGTGAAGCACTTCAACATAGAGGACCATGTCCTTGTGATTGGGGG TGACACCCTCTTCAAAGAGGATTTTAGCCTCAGTAAAGTGAAAGAGAGGTTTTCTGAGCTCCAGGAGAAGAGCGAGAGCAGCTGTCTGGTGCTCTCCTACCAGTGCAAAGAGGAGG AAACGCAGAAATACGGGATATTGGAAGTAGGCAGCGATCTCCGTGTCCTCTGTATGAAGGAGAAGCCTCTTCCTTCAGAGACAAAGTCCAGAAGCGCA tgtcCGTGTTTCTACGTGCTCTCAAAGAAAAGTCTTCCTCTGTTGGATGCATTTCTTGAAGAAAAGAAG GAGGCTCCTATTGAGGAGAAAGACGCTCCAGGGAACTTTGTGTCTTGGCTCATTCCCAG AGAGCCTGTATACACTCATCAGATTGCAGGACGTTTTGATGTCGGAAACCTTCCTTCCTATattgaatgtgacctttatttcaGAGAAAAACTTCAAGATGTTGGGTCTTACATGGTCTAG